In Streptomyces sp. NBC_01717, one DNA window encodes the following:
- a CDS encoding DUF4153 domain-containing protein: MPDHTSESSRKPEAPEPSRPQEPSAPPETSKSPEPSVDAVPSESPGSSGAPSVPDSGEAVPEPPRSPAYAQQGWQSHPPPNPWQSRQQQVGTVARLRPDPPVAIRNATLWSVVATALLSGLLLGDGLGLNLLIVAIPAALAAFFAAEAAGRRLRPWSAVWALGGLSLLIVPALRDAGWPTFLAVVSAAALGSLALHGSRSWLGVFLGSVGLFSSAVEGVRWGGLGIRDRMAGSRGRWGVAFRSTAVAVVLLIVFGALFASADAAFADVLGNLMPDVSLGDTPWRFFLFVVGLVGALTAAYTAAAPIHWDRITVRAGKARGRLEWALPLIVLNLLFAVFIAIQLTVLLGGYDKVMAETDLSYSAYARQGFWQLLWATLLTLLVIALALRWAPRGEARDRTLVRIVLGALCLLTLVVVASALRRMELYVDAYGLTRLRISVAAVELWLGVVLILIMAAGVFGARLLPRAVAASAAVGVLVFGLVSPDGLIAEQNVQRYRNDHAIDIDYLRGLSADAVPALDTLPEPLRSCALGEIQRTLRVSDAPWYATSWGEARARDILENRSANALVTDCEGLGSGEDGGDRGGYEDDTYDPY; the protein is encoded by the coding sequence ATGCCCGATCACACGTCAGAGTCGTCCCGGAAGCCGGAGGCGCCCGAGCCGTCTCGCCCGCAGGAGCCGTCGGCGCCGCCGGAGACTTCGAAGTCGCCGGAGCCGTCGGTGGATGCGGTGCCGTCCGAGTCGCCCGGTAGCTCCGGAGCGCCGAGCGTGCCCGATTCCGGCGAAGCCGTCCCGGAGCCGCCGAGGAGCCCGGCGTACGCACAGCAAGGATGGCAATCGCATCCGCCGCCCAACCCCTGGCAGAGCCGCCAGCAGCAGGTCGGCACGGTTGCGCGGCTGCGCCCGGACCCGCCGGTCGCCATCCGTAACGCCACACTCTGGTCTGTCGTGGCCACCGCGCTCCTCAGTGGTCTGTTGCTGGGGGACGGTCTCGGCCTGAACCTGCTGATTGTCGCGATTCCCGCCGCGCTCGCGGCCTTCTTCGCCGCAGAGGCCGCGGGTCGCCGGCTCCGCCCCTGGTCCGCTGTCTGGGCGCTGGGCGGTCTGTCACTGCTCATCGTCCCGGCGCTCCGGGACGCGGGCTGGCCCACCTTCCTCGCAGTGGTGTCAGCCGCCGCGCTGGGCTCGCTCGCCCTGCACGGCAGCCGCAGCTGGCTCGGGGTGTTCCTCGGTTCGGTGGGCCTGTTCTCCTCCGCCGTCGAGGGAGTGAGATGGGGAGGACTGGGCATTCGCGACCGGATGGCTGGTTCTCGCGGTCGATGGGGTGTCGCCTTCCGGTCCACCGCGGTGGCCGTTGTCCTGCTCATCGTCTTCGGAGCGCTGTTCGCAAGCGCGGATGCCGCGTTCGCCGATGTGCTCGGCAATTTGATGCCGGACGTGTCGCTGGGCGACACCCCCTGGCGGTTCTTCCTCTTCGTGGTCGGTCTGGTCGGTGCGCTCACTGCCGCGTACACCGCCGCCGCCCCCATCCACTGGGACCGCATCACCGTGCGGGCGGGCAAGGCCCGAGGCCGGCTGGAGTGGGCGCTTCCGCTCATCGTGCTGAATCTGCTCTTCGCCGTCTTCATCGCCATCCAGCTCACCGTGTTGCTCGGCGGATACGACAAGGTGATGGCCGAGACCGATCTCAGCTACTCGGCATACGCCCGCCAGGGCTTCTGGCAGTTGTTGTGGGCAACGCTGCTCACGCTCCTCGTGATCGCACTCGCCCTGCGCTGGGCCCCTCGTGGTGAAGCGCGCGACCGCACTCTCGTGCGGATCGTCCTCGGCGCGCTGTGCCTGCTCACCCTTGTGGTGGTGGCCTCCGCACTGCGGCGTATGGAGCTGTACGTCGATGCGTACGGTCTGACCCGTCTGCGGATATCCGTGGCCGCGGTGGAGCTGTGGCTGGGCGTGGTGCTGATCCTGATCATGGCGGCGGGCGTGTTCGGCGCCCGGCTGCTGCCGCGCGCCGTGGCGGCGAGCGCGGCCGTCGGTGTGCTCGTGTTCGGTCTGGTCTCGCCCGACGGGCTGATCGCGGAACAGAATGTTCAGCGCTACCGCAACGATCACGCGATCGACATCGACTACCTCCGTGGCCTCTCGGCCGACGCCGTACCGGCCCTCGACACACTGCCCGAACCGCTGCGGTCCTGTGCTCTCGGCGAGATCCAGCGCACGCTGCGCGTGTCCGACGCTCCTTGGTACGCCACCAGCTGGGGCGAGGCGCGGGCACGCGACATTCTGGAGAACCGGAGCGCGAACGCTCTCGTGACGGACTGCGAGGGTCTTGGAAGCGGTGAGGACGGCGGTGATCGAGGCGGTTACGAAGACGATACGTACGACCCGTACTGA
- a CDS encoding ribonuclease HII, with the protein MPYEPPTHTVERSLRATTGAKTVAGVDEVGRGAWAGPVTVCAAVTGLRKPPAGLTDSKLISPKRRAELAPLLEGWVTAYGLGDASPQEIDDLGMTAALRLAAVRALEALPVRPDAVILDGKHDYLGEPWTVRTVIKGDQSCVAVAAASVIAKVHRDAMMAELGAETGEYAPFAFGANAGYPSPVHRAALEALGPTPHHRLSWSYLDALPKWQHLKKVRFSAEAAALESGGQLGFDF; encoded by the coding sequence ATGCCGTACGAACCACCCACGCACACTGTCGAGCGCTCACTGCGCGCTACCACCGGTGCCAAGACCGTCGCCGGTGTCGACGAGGTCGGACGCGGAGCGTGGGCGGGACCGGTCACCGTATGTGCGGCCGTCACCGGCCTCCGCAAGCCTCCTGCCGGACTCACCGACTCCAAGCTGATCAGCCCCAAGCGCCGCGCCGAGCTGGCGCCGCTGCTCGAGGGCTGGGTCACCGCCTACGGTCTCGGAGACGCCTCGCCGCAGGAGATCGACGACCTCGGGATGACCGCGGCCCTGCGCCTCGCCGCTGTCCGCGCCCTCGAAGCGCTGCCTGTGCGCCCCGACGCGGTGATACTCGATGGCAAACACGACTACCTGGGCGAGCCCTGGACGGTCCGAACCGTCATCAAGGGCGACCAGTCCTGTGTCGCGGTCGCGGCCGCCTCGGTGATCGCGAAGGTCCACAGGGACGCGATGATGGCCGAACTGGGTGCGGAAACCGGGGAGTACGCCCCCTTCGCCTTCGGTGCCAACGCCGGCTACCCGTCTCCCGTGCACAGGGCCGCTCTGGAGGCGCTGGGACCCACGCCCCACCACCGCCTCTCGTGGTCCTACCTCGACGCGCTGCCCAAGTGGCAGCACCTGAAGAAGGTCCGCTTCTCCGCCGAGGCGGCCGCACTGGAAAGCGGGGGCCAGCTCGGCTTCGACTTCTGA
- a CDS encoding histidine phosphatase family protein produces MARPQRIVLVRHGESEGNDDDTVYEREPDHALRLTATGLRQARETGVRLRDLFGGERVSVYVSPYRRTHETFRSLGLDLERVRVREEPRLREQDWGNWQDRDDVRLQKSYRDAYGHFFYRFAQGESGADVYDRVGAFLESLHRSFEDPDHPPNVLLVTHGLTMRLFCMRWFHWSVAEFESLSNPGNGETRMLMLGEDGRYTLDQPFERWRTPEPYGITG; encoded by the coding sequence ATGGCACGACCGCAACGCATTGTCCTCGTCCGGCACGGCGAGTCCGAGGGCAATGACGACGACACGGTGTACGAGCGTGAACCCGACCATGCATTGAGGCTGACCGCGACGGGGTTGCGGCAGGCCAGGGAGACGGGGGTACGGCTGCGCGATCTCTTCGGCGGGGAGCGGGTCAGCGTGTACGTGTCGCCCTACCGCCGCACGCACGAGACCTTCAGATCCCTCGGGCTCGACCTGGAGCGGGTGCGGGTGCGCGAGGAGCCGCGGCTGCGCGAACAGGACTGGGGGAACTGGCAGGACCGGGACGACGTGAGACTGCAGAAGTCCTACCGGGACGCGTACGGACACTTCTTCTACCGCTTCGCGCAGGGGGAGTCCGGCGCCGATGTGTACGACCGGGTCGGGGCATTTCTGGAGAGTTTGCACCGGAGCTTCGAGGACCCCGACCATCCGCCCAACGTTCTGCTGGTCACTCATGGACTGACGATGAGGTTGTTCTGCATGCGGTGGTTCCACTGGTCGGTGGCCGAATTCGAGTCTCTGTCCAACCCCGGCAACGGGGAGACACGAATGCTGATGCTCGGCGAGGACGGGCGGTACACGCTTGACCAGCCGTTCGAGCGGTGGCGTACCCCTGAGCCGTACGGCATCACCGGATAG
- a CDS encoding MFS transporter: MTTSQLEAQSPPGAARRQGRRGIALAVIAACQLMVVLDATIVNIALPHVQDALSFSTTDLSWVLSAYTLTFGGLLLLGGRAGDILGRRRVFIAGILVFTLASLLGGLAQEPWQLLAARALQGVGGAIASPTSLALITTTFPEGPERNRAFGVFAAVSAGGGAIGLLTGGMLTEWLDWRWVFFVNVPIGVLIAVLAPMYINESERHPGRFDVSGALTSTLGMASLVYGFIRASEEGWRDSLTVGSFGAAVVLLAAFVLIEMRAKEPITPLRMFADRNRSGTYLIMLSLAAAMVGMFFFIVLFVQNVLGYSPIESGLAFLPVTVAIITGAGLSQRLLPVLGPKPFMITGSTLTGIGLFWQTFISSDSSYVSGVLGPMLLFGFGMGLNFVTLTLTAVSGVAQHEAGAASGLLNASQQVGGSLGLSILVTVFGTASRNEAEKQLPSFMAQATPEQKAKFAETHELPAPWGHEVLTQGISTAFTAAVAMAALALLTAVLVIRVRRSDLDALSGKASAGGPGA; encoded by the coding sequence GTGACAACCTCTCAGTTAGAAGCACAGAGTCCGCCGGGCGCGGCCCGACGGCAGGGGCGACGAGGGATCGCCCTCGCGGTCATCGCCGCATGTCAATTGATGGTTGTGCTCGATGCCACGATCGTCAACATCGCGCTTCCGCACGTCCAGGACGCGCTCAGCTTCTCCACCACCGATCTGTCCTGGGTCCTCAGCGCCTACACGCTCACCTTCGGCGGACTGCTTCTCCTCGGCGGCAGGGCCGGTGACATCCTCGGCCGACGCCGGGTCTTCATAGCCGGAATCCTGGTCTTCACCCTTGCTTCCCTGCTGGGTGGACTGGCCCAGGAGCCCTGGCAATTGCTCGCGGCCCGGGCCCTCCAGGGCGTGGGTGGAGCCATCGCCTCACCGACATCACTCGCCCTGATCACCACCACGTTTCCCGAAGGTCCCGAGCGGAACCGCGCGTTCGGAGTCTTTGCCGCAGTTTCGGCGGGCGGCGGCGCGATCGGCCTGCTGACCGGCGGAATGCTCACCGAATGGCTCGACTGGCGATGGGTCTTCTTCGTCAACGTACCGATCGGTGTGCTGATCGCGGTCCTGGCACCCATGTACATCAACGAGTCCGAGAGGCATCCCGGCCGCTTCGACGTCTCGGGCGCACTGACCTCGACCCTCGGCATGGCCTCGCTGGTGTACGGATTCATCCGGGCTTCCGAGGAGGGCTGGCGGGACTCCCTCACCGTGGGGTCCTTCGGCGCCGCGGTGGTACTCCTCGCCGCATTCGTACTCATCGAGATGCGGGCGAAGGAACCGATCACCCCACTGCGGATGTTCGCCGACCGCAACCGGTCGGGGACGTACCTCATCATGCTCAGCCTGGCCGCCGCCATGGTCGGCATGTTCTTCTTCATCGTCCTGTTCGTACAGAACGTGCTGGGCTACAGCCCCATCGAGTCGGGTCTGGCCTTCCTGCCTGTGACCGTGGCCATCATCACGGGCGCAGGCCTGTCGCAGCGACTGCTCCCGGTGCTGGGCCCCAAGCCGTTCATGATCACCGGTTCGACACTCACCGGAATCGGCCTCTTCTGGCAGACATTCATCTCGTCCGACAGCTCCTATGTGAGCGGGGTGCTGGGGCCGATGCTCCTGTTCGGCTTCGGTATGGGCCTCAACTTCGTCACGCTGACCCTGACCGCTGTCTCCGGGGTCGCGCAGCACGAGGCCGGTGCGGCGTCCGGACTGCTCAATGCCAGCCAGCAGGTGGGTGGTTCGCTGGGGCTGTCCATCCTGGTGACGGTCTTCGGCACGGCGAGCCGCAACGAGGCGGAGAAGCAACTTCCGTCGTTCATGGCGCAGGCGACGCCGGAACAGAAGGCGAAATTCGCCGAGACGCACGAGTTGCCCGCACCCTGGGGACACGAGGTGCTCACACAAGGCATTTCGACGGCGTTCACGGCAGCGGTGGCGATGGCCGCACTCGCCCTGCTGACTGCGGTGTTGGTGATCCGGGTACGCAGGAGCGATTTGGATGCGTTGAGCGGCAAGGCGTCCGCGGGTGGTCCTGGAGCCTAG
- a CDS encoding TetR/AcrR family transcriptional regulator has protein sequence MVTSRSAAAARPSMASPRRRGPVLERAILDAALEQLSTVGWNGLTMEGIAARAQTGKAAVYRRWPSKEDLVVDALQTALPALGEAPDFGSVREDLYQLCRRLRDAMLSKPGCALRSVLHECDASSAERFQSVILKGVIQPSTELLREVVGRGIARGDVRSDATSELSFEVIPAMMMYRSKVCGSEWTDRELAEMIDQVVVPLFRSSGN, from the coding sequence ATGGTTACTTCGCGCTCGGCGGCCGCCGCTCGGCCGTCGATGGCATCACCGCGCCGCCGCGGGCCCGTACTGGAACGCGCGATCCTCGATGCCGCGCTGGAACAGCTGAGCACGGTGGGCTGGAACGGGCTGACGATGGAGGGCATCGCCGCCAGGGCCCAGACAGGGAAGGCGGCGGTCTACCGGCGATGGCCCTCGAAGGAGGACCTGGTGGTCGACGCACTGCAGACGGCACTGCCGGCCCTCGGCGAGGCGCCCGACTTCGGCAGCGTTCGCGAAGATCTCTACCAGCTCTGCCGACGGCTGCGCGACGCAATGCTTTCCAAGCCCGGATGCGCGCTGCGTTCCGTACTTCACGAGTGCGACGCAAGCTCCGCCGAGCGGTTCCAGTCGGTGATCCTCAAAGGGGTGATCCAGCCCTCGACCGAGCTCCTACGGGAAGTGGTAGGCCGAGGGATCGCGCGCGGCGACGTCCGCTCCGATGCCACGAGCGAGCTGTCCTTCGAGGTGATCCCCGCGATGATGATGTACCGCAGCAAGGTGTGCGGCAGCGAATGGACGGACAGGGAGCTCGCCGAAATGATCGATCAGGTCGTGGTGCCGCTGTTCCGCTCCTCCGGCAACTGA
- a CDS encoding ADP-ribosylglycohydrolase family protein, which yields MTVDSATAQRFERALASLRGLSVGDALGSQFFVPANYPLLKQCALPLGPWQWTDDTEMACSVLAVLAGHNRIDQDALAHSFADHHDFDRGYGPAVNRLLRLVREGGDWRELASALFQGQGSWGNGSAMRIAPLGAWYADDPEQATHQAEISSYTTHQHREAVVGAMAVAAAASLAAAPGGPPTPTDLLDGVIALVPRSAVGAGLRRARDMLDYSDAGTVAAVLGNGRRTSAHDTVPFALWSAARSLGDFEQAFWVTAQAGGDVDTTCAIVGGVIAASKAGAPPAAWSAQTEELPGWLPRPGRS from the coding sequence ATGACCGTTGACTCCGCTACCGCCCAACGCTTCGAACGCGCCCTGGCCAGCCTGCGGGGGCTGTCCGTGGGGGACGCTCTGGGCTCCCAGTTCTTTGTGCCCGCCAACTATCCGCTGCTGAAGCAGTGCGCACTGCCGCTCGGCCCCTGGCAATGGACCGATGACACGGAGATGGCCTGTTCCGTCCTGGCCGTGCTCGCCGGGCACAACCGCATCGACCAGGACGCGCTGGCCCACTCGTTCGCCGACCACCACGACTTCGACCGGGGATACGGCCCTGCTGTGAACCGGCTGCTGCGGCTGGTCCGGGAGGGCGGCGACTGGCGCGAGCTGGCGTCCGCGCTCTTCCAGGGCCAGGGCTCCTGGGGCAATGGCTCGGCCATGCGTATCGCACCCCTCGGCGCCTGGTACGCGGACGACCCCGAGCAGGCAACGCATCAGGCCGAGATCTCCTCGTACACCACGCATCAGCACCGCGAGGCCGTCGTGGGGGCGATGGCTGTCGCGGCGGCCGCCTCGCTCGCCGCCGCGCCCGGCGGCCCGCCGACGCCGACCGATCTCCTCGACGGGGTCATCGCCCTGGTGCCGCGCAGTGCGGTCGGCGCCGGGCTGCGCCGGGCGCGCGACATGCTCGACTACAGCGATGCCGGAACCGTCGCGGCGGTCCTCGGAAACGGCCGTCGTACAAGTGCACATGACACAGTGCCGTTCGCTCTCTGGTCGGCGGCCCGGAGCCTCGGCGACTTCGAGCAGGCCTTCTGGGTGACCGCTCAGGCCGGTGGCGACGTCGACACGACCTGCGCAATCGTCGGCGGGGTCATCGCGGCAAGCAAGGCGGGGGCTCCGCCTGCCGCCTGGTCGGCACAGACGGAAGAGCTGCCGGGCTGGCTTCCCCGGCCGGGGCGCAGCTGA
- a CDS encoding RecQ family ATP-dependent DNA helicase, giving the protein MTNADRAELRASADSVLARLVGDTTDTARLREDQWRAIEALVADRRRALVVQRTGWGKSAVYFVATSLLRAQGSGPTVIVSPLLALMRNQVAAAARAGITARTINSSNTEEWDTVQAEVAAGEVDVLLVSPERLNNPDFRDQVLPRLAAATGLLVVDEAHCISDWGHDFRPDYRRLRTMLADLPAGVPVLATTATANARVTADVAEQLGTGAGTDALVLRGPLDRESLSLGVLQLPNAAHRLAWLGDHLKELPGSGIIYTLTVAAAEEITAYLRQCGHTVASYTGRTENADRQQAEDDLLANRVKALVATSALGMGFDKPDLGFVVHLGSPSSPIAYYQQVGRAGRGVEHAEVLLLPGREDEAIWQYFASVAFPPEEQVRRTIDVLAQAGRPLSLPALEPLVELRRTRLETMLKVLDVDGAVKRVKGGWIATGEPWVYDSERYAWVARQRSAEQQAMRDYATTTGCRMEFLRRQLDDEEAAACGRCDNCAGARFDDQVSTAALDTARGELGRPGVEVEPRKMWPTGLAAVGVDLKGRIPAGELSFSGRALGRLSDIGWGNRLRPMLAAQTQDAPVPDDVASAVVTVLVDWAKAPGGWASGTADAAPRPVGVVTVASHSRPQLIQSLGSRIAEVGRMPLLGSVTYAPGAAEVRISRTNSAQRVRALHEALVVEPELAEALASAGGPVLLVDDLSDTGWTLAVASRLLRRAGAEGVFPLVLAVQA; this is encoded by the coding sequence ATGACCAACGCAGACCGCGCAGAGCTCAGGGCTTCGGCCGATTCCGTACTCGCCCGACTCGTCGGGGACACCACCGACACCGCTCGGCTGCGCGAGGACCAGTGGCGGGCCATCGAGGCGCTGGTCGCGGACAGACGCAGAGCGCTGGTCGTCCAGCGGACCGGCTGGGGCAAGTCCGCCGTGTATTTCGTCGCGACCTCACTGCTGCGGGCGCAGGGCAGCGGCCCGACGGTGATCGTCTCGCCGTTGCTCGCACTGATGCGTAACCAGGTGGCGGCCGCGGCCCGGGCCGGGATCACCGCCCGCACGATCAACTCGTCCAACACCGAGGAGTGGGACACCGTCCAGGCCGAGGTGGCAGCAGGGGAGGTGGATGTGCTGCTCGTCAGCCCCGAGCGGCTCAACAACCCCGACTTCCGGGACCAGGTCCTGCCCCGGCTCGCTGCCGCAACCGGGCTGCTCGTGGTCGACGAGGCGCACTGCATCTCCGACTGGGGCCACGACTTCCGGCCGGATTACCGCCGGCTGCGGACCATGCTCGCCGATCTACCGGCGGGCGTACCCGTGCTCGCGACGACCGCCACTGCGAACGCACGGGTGACCGCGGATGTCGCCGAGCAGCTCGGTACGGGCGCGGGCACGGACGCGCTGGTGCTGCGCGGGCCTCTCGACCGCGAGAGTCTCAGCCTCGGCGTGCTCCAACTGCCGAACGCCGCACACCGGCTGGCCTGGCTGGGTGATCATCTCAAGGAGCTCCCCGGCTCCGGGATCATCTACACGCTCACCGTCGCGGCCGCCGAGGAGATCACGGCGTATCTGCGCCAGTGCGGGCACACCGTGGCCTCCTACACCGGCCGCACCGAGAACGCAGACCGGCAGCAGGCGGAGGACGATCTCCTGGCCAACCGGGTCAAGGCCCTGGTCGCAACGTCCGCGCTCGGTATGGGATTCGACAAGCCCGACCTCGGCTTCGTCGTGCACCTCGGCTCCCCCTCCTCCCCCATCGCCTACTACCAGCAGGTGGGTCGCGCGGGCCGAGGCGTCGAGCATGCCGAGGTGCTACTGCTCCCGGGCAGGGAGGACGAGGCGATCTGGCAGTACTTCGCATCGGTTGCCTTCCCCCCGGAGGAGCAGGTCCGGCGGACGATCGATGTGCTCGCCCAGGCCGGCCGGCCGCTCTCGCTGCCTGCTCTGGAGCCGCTGGTCGAGCTGCGGCGCACCCGCCTGGAGACGATGCTCAAGGTCCTCGACGTCGACGGTGCGGTCAAGCGGGTGAAGGGCGGCTGGATCGCCACGGGAGAGCCCTGGGTCTACGACTCCGAGCGCTATGCCTGGGTGGCACGCCAACGGTCCGCCGAGCAGCAGGCGATGCGCGACTACGCAACGACGACCGGGTGCCGGATGGAGTTCCTCCGTCGCCAGCTGGACGACGAGGAAGCGGCGGCCTGCGGACGCTGTGACAACTGCGCGGGCGCGCGCTTCGACGACCAGGTGTCGACGGCCGCTCTGGACACCGCCCGAGGCGAGCTCGGCAGGCCCGGTGTGGAGGTGGAGCCCCGCAAGATGTGGCCGACCGGTCTCGCCGCGGTGGGCGTCGATCTCAAGGGCCGTATCCCGGCGGGCGAACTGTCCTTCTCGGGGCGCGCCCTCGGCCGGCTCTCCGACATCGGCTGGGGCAACCGGCTGCGTCCGATGCTCGCGGCGCAGACGCAGGACGCCCCGGTACCCGACGATGTGGCGAGCGCGGTGGTGACAGTACTGGTCGACTGGGCCAAGGCGCCGGGTGGCTGGGCATCCGGCACCGCCGATGCCGCACCCCGGCCCGTCGGCGTCGTCACGGTCGCCTCGCACAGCAGGCCACAGCTCATCCAGTCACTCGGCAGCCGTATCGCCGAGGTCGGCCGGATGCCACTGCTCGGCAGCGTCACCTACGCGCCAGGAGCGGCCGAGGTACGGATCTCCCGGACCAACAGTGCGCAGCGGGTGCGGGCTCTGCACGAGGCGCTCGTCGTGGAGCCGGAGCTGGCCGAGGCGTTGGCGTCGGCGGGGGGCCCGGTACTGCTCGTGGACGATCTCTCGGACACCGGCTGGACGCTTGCCGTGGCATCCCGGCTGCTGCGCCGGGCAGGGGCGGAGGGAGTGTTTCCGCTGGTCCTCGCTGTTCAGGCGTGA
- a CDS encoding NUDIX hydrolase yields the protein MPPYDPSTFPPFAVTVDLVVLTVRRHALCALVVRRGESPFQGRWALPGGFVKADEDLGAAAARELAEETGLCAHDPAAPAVGNGAHLEQLATYGDPKRDPRMRVVSVAHLALAPDLPAPRAGGDANSARWAPVDDLLGPEGGYGREGEQQAPLAFDHAQILADGVERARSKIEYSSLATAFCPPAFTVGELRRVYEAVWGVVLDPRNFHRKVTGTPGFLVPSGGTTTRQGGRPAQLFRAGAATVLNPPMLRPEV from the coding sequence ATGCCGCCCTACGACCCGTCGACCTTCCCGCCCTTCGCTGTCACCGTCGACCTCGTTGTGCTCACCGTGCGCCGCCATGCGTTGTGCGCGCTGGTGGTTCGCCGTGGCGAGTCGCCGTTCCAGGGCCGATGGGCGCTGCCCGGGGGCTTCGTCAAGGCCGATGAGGACCTCGGGGCCGCGGCGGCACGCGAGCTGGCTGAGGAAACCGGGCTGTGCGCCCACGACCCGGCAGCCCCGGCCGTCGGGAACGGTGCCCATCTCGAACAGCTGGCCACCTACGGCGACCCGAAGCGGGACCCGCGGATGCGGGTCGTCAGCGTCGCCCACCTCGCACTGGCGCCCGACCTGCCCGCCCCCCGTGCGGGCGGTGATGCGAACAGTGCGCGGTGGGCGCCTGTCGACGACCTGCTCGGACCGGAGGGTGGCTACGGTCGCGAGGGCGAGCAGCAGGCCCCGCTGGCCTTCGACCATGCGCAGATCCTCGCCGACGGTGTCGAGCGGGCCCGTTCCAAGATCGAGTACTCCTCGTTGGCCACCGCCTTCTGTCCGCCGGCGTTTACGGTCGGCGAACTCCGTCGGGTGTACGAGGCGGTGTGGGGCGTGGTCCTCGATCCGCGGAACTTCCACCGCAAGGTAACGGGCACGCCCGGATTCCTGGTGCCCTCCGGCGGAACCACCACCCGCCAGGGCGGGCGTCCGGCCCAGCTTTTCCGGGCCGGTGCGGCCACGGTGCTCAATCCGCCGATGCTGAGGCCCGAAGTCTGA
- a CDS encoding DUF4192 domain-containing protein produces MNKHHESTGPADEQQITLRGPAELADALPYLMGFYPNDSVVMVALHGGRGRFGGRLRLGIPQSPQEWPSTAEQLAECLVKGSERRGERPDAIVIFLCQDPADGEIPGQVMERLRPLAQRLRTACGALDVPVLEALCISDGRYWSYCCPDPRCCPAEGKSLSLPGTSVMAAAATYAGIQVRGSLREMEARLMPLKTPSVADQPQALDAAGAALVPRILDEEGRKEVARETLVLARALMKRLREAPTTAPSAADIQDDSLISHDEAAAVILGLQDRETRDKAAEWMEGPEAESALRLWRALSRRCVGPYGEHAAAPLTLTGWVAWSTGDEPGARVALGLAMQADPEYTFAQLLHQACNQGLDPETLRRCLRGERSDRTGRSTHRTERSAAPRAVRPRAVTRKRAQPGSVRPGTRVARRRARGESRADGRGGTKSGRQP; encoded by the coding sequence ATGAACAAGCACCACGAATCCACCGGGCCGGCCGACGAGCAGCAGATCACTCTGCGAGGGCCTGCCGAACTCGCCGATGCCCTCCCGTATCTCATGGGGTTCTATCCGAACGACAGTGTGGTCATGGTCGCCCTGCACGGCGGCCGCGGCCGCTTCGGCGGGCGGCTCAGGCTCGGAATTCCGCAGTCACCGCAAGAATGGCCGTCCACCGCTGAGCAACTCGCCGAGTGCCTGGTCAAGGGCAGCGAGCGGCGCGGGGAGCGTCCCGATGCGATCGTCATCTTTCTCTGTCAGGACCCTGCCGACGGGGAGATCCCGGGGCAGGTGATGGAGCGGCTGCGGCCGCTGGCCCAACGTCTGCGCACGGCCTGCGGAGCACTGGACGTACCCGTACTCGAAGCGCTCTGCATCTCCGACGGCCGCTACTGGTCCTACTGCTGCCCCGACCCGCGCTGCTGTCCGGCCGAGGGGAAGTCGCTTTCCCTTCCCGGCACCTCGGTGATGGCGGCCGCCGCCACCTATGCGGGCATTCAAGTGCGTGGATCTCTGCGGGAGATGGAAGCCAGGCTCATGCCCCTGAAGACCCCGTCCGTGGCGGATCAGCCACAGGCTCTGGACGCGGCGGGCGCCGCACTGGTTCCGAGGATCCTCGACGAGGAGGGACGCAAGGAGGTGGCTCGGGAGACGCTGGTGCTCGCCCGTGCTCTGATGAAACGCCTTCGGGAGGCGCCGACGACGGCGCCCTCCGCTGCGGACATCCAGGACGACTCACTGATCAGCCATGACGAGGCCGCCGCGGTGATCCTCGGCCTTCAGGACCGGGAGACCCGGGACAAGGCCGCCGAATGGATGGAGGGGCCCGAAGCGGAATCTGCGTTGCGGTTGTGGCGGGCGCTCTCGCGTCGTTGCGTCGGACCGTACGGGGAGCATGCCGCGGCGCCGCTCACCCTGACGGGCTGGGTCGCCTGGTCCACCGGCGACGAACCGGGTGCGCGGGTCGCCCTGGGCCTGGCCATGCAGGCGGACCCCGAGTACACCTTTGCCCAACTTCTCCACCAGGCGTGCAACCAGGGACTCGACCCGGAGACCCTGCGTCGTTGTCTGCGTGGAGAGCGCAGTGACCGGACGGGCCGGAGCACTCACCGTACGGAGCGGAGCGCGGCGCCCCGCGCGGTACGCCCGCGGGCCGTGACGCGGAAGCGGGCGCAGCCCGGCTCCGTCCGTCCCGGAACGAGGGTTGCGCGAAGGCGTGCCCGGGGGGAGTCGCGGGCGGATGGCCGGGGCGGGACCAAGAGCGGTCGACAGCCGTGA